The genomic window GAAGCGCTGTTCCGGGGTTGAGCAAAGTTGAAATGCCTAAAACTTTAGAGAATTTGAATCAGTATGCCTACCTGATCGACTTACAGCCTGGCGAACTACAAATTCCTGTTGAATATAATGGCGCAACAAATTATATCGCCTCTGCTGATGCGGCTACGACAGTAAAAGACGGGACCGCTATTGGCATAAAAATGCGTGAAACCGCCTTTTCATGGAAAATTGAGACTGCCGGGAAATACCGTGTTGTGGTAAACATGCAAAAGGCCATCGCAACCATCTATTCTCCGGCCCAGGCATTGGCACCAAAGGTTGTAACCTGGAACGGCGATGGCGGAATTGCCCAAACAACCACCATTGCCGAGTTATGGATGCACGGAGCTGTTAATAGTTTTGGAACCCCGATAAAAATGGACTGTAAGGCGAGTCTGGCAGATCCGCAGATTTTGGTATACACCGGAGGCAGGGTGGGTAAAACCAAGTTTATTGTTTACGGAGGTAACGATAACAATAAAAACCTGGCCTACGCATTTAGTTGCCCACTTACCGCCACAGGTACTGCACAAGAACTTACCCTCCTGCAGGGCACTGTTGCACCACTATCTGGCGGCTCTACCAGTGCACAGCGCAATTCTTATTATACTATTCCATCTGGTACAAATGTGATTGTATTCGACCTGCGTAATATGACCATACTGG from Flavobacterium sp. W4I14 includes these protein-coding regions:
- a CDS encoding hypothetical protein (product_source=Hypo-rule applied; ko=KO:K21571; pfam=PF14292) yields the protein MLLYQMKKNRFLYKIWLLLFLSIGFTACKKGVSDIEKVKEQLVLQLSSANITLDENNLGKDIVTFSWHPARPQSDDHLVSYITKLDLVGNNFGSATAIMNYEDDGTFSRSFTSEQLQNWANQKWGIPTNKSFTLEFRVVAQWEGGATFESPEVRTVQVNVTPIRTVVFDADKIFLGGSAVPGLSKVEMPKTLENLNQYAYLIDLQPGELQIPVEYNGATNYIASADAATTVKDGTAIGIKMRETAFSWKIETAGKYRVVVNMQKAIATIYSPAQALAPKVVTWNGDGGIAQTTTIAELWMHGAVNSFGTPIKMDCKASLADPQILVYTGGRVGKTKFIVYGGNDNNKNLAYAFSCPLTATGTAQELTLLQGTVAPLSGGSTSAQRNSYYTIPSGTNVIVFDLRNMTILAEKR